The following are encoded together in the Citrobacter arsenatis genome:
- the trpD gene encoding bifunctional anthranilate synthase glutamate amidotransferase component TrpG/anthranilate phosphoribosyltransferase TrpD, with amino-acid sequence MADILLLDNIDSFTYNLADQLRTNGHNVVIYRNHIPAQTLIDRLATMKNPVLMLSPGPGAPSEAGCMPELLTRLRGKLPIIGICLGHQAIVEAYGGYVGQAGEILHGKASSIEHDGQAMFAGLANPLPVARYHSLVGSNVPAGLTINAHFNGMVMAVRHDTDRVCGFQFHPESILTTQGARLLEQTLAWAQQKLEQTNTLQPILEKLYQAQTLSQQESHQLFSAVVRGELKPEQLAAALVSMKIRGEHPNEIAGAATALLENAAPFPRPDYLFADIVGTGGDGSNSINISTASAFVAAACGLKVAKHGNRSVSSKSGSSDLLAAFGINLDMNADKSRQALDDLGVCFLFAPKYHTGFRHAMPVRQQLKTRTLFNVLGPLINPAHPPLALIGVYSPELVLPIAETLRVLGYQRAAVVHSGGMDEVSLHAPTIVAELHDGEIKSYQLTAEDFGLTPYHQEQLAGGTPEENRDILSRLLQGKGEAAHEAAVAANVAMLMRLHGEEDLKANAQTVINVLRSGAAYDRVTALAARG; translated from the coding sequence ATGGCTGACATTCTGCTGCTCGATAATATCGACTCTTTTACCTATAACCTGGCGGATCAGCTGCGTACTAATGGTCACAACGTGGTGATTTACCGTAACCATATTCCGGCCCAGACGTTAATTGACCGCTTAGCAACCATGAAAAATCCGGTGCTGATGCTCTCTCCGGGACCGGGTGCGCCAAGCGAAGCGGGCTGCATGCCGGAGCTATTAACCCGACTGCGCGGCAAACTGCCGATCATCGGCATTTGTCTGGGTCATCAGGCGATTGTTGAGGCATATGGTGGATATGTGGGTCAGGCCGGGGAAATTCTGCACGGCAAAGCGTCCAGCATTGAACACGACGGTCAGGCGATGTTCGCCGGTCTGGCAAATCCGCTGCCGGTGGCGCGCTATCATTCGCTGGTTGGTAGCAATGTACCCGCCGGATTGACCATCAACGCCCACTTTAACGGCATGGTAATGGCGGTGCGTCACGATACCGATCGCGTCTGCGGCTTCCAGTTCCATCCGGAATCCATTCTGACTACCCAAGGCGCGCGTCTGCTGGAACAAACGCTGGCCTGGGCGCAACAGAAGCTGGAACAGACCAATACGCTGCAACCCATTCTGGAGAAACTGTATCAGGCTCAGACGCTGTCCCAGCAGGAAAGCCACCAGTTGTTCTCAGCTGTGGTACGCGGTGAACTGAAGCCGGAACAACTGGCTGCGGCTCTGGTGAGCATGAAAATTCGAGGCGAACACCCGAATGAAATCGCTGGTGCGGCAACCGCGCTGTTGGAAAACGCCGCCCCGTTCCCGCGCCCTGATTATCTGTTTGCCGATATTGTTGGCACCGGCGGCGACGGCAGCAACAGTATCAATATTTCTACCGCCAGCGCCTTTGTTGCAGCGGCTTGTGGACTGAAAGTCGCCAAACACGGCAATCGCAGCGTCTCCAGCAAATCTGGCTCTTCGGATCTGTTAGCGGCATTTGGTATCAATCTGGATATGAACGCCGATAAATCCCGTCAGGCGCTTGACGACCTCGGGGTGTGCTTCCTGTTTGCGCCGAAATATCACACCGGATTCCGCCATGCCATGCCGGTACGCCAACAGTTGAAAACCCGCACGCTGTTTAACGTGCTCGGCCCACTGATTAACCCGGCGCATCCGCCGCTGGCGCTGATCGGCGTTTACAGCCCGGAACTGGTGCTGCCAATTGCCGAAACGCTGCGCGTACTGGGATATCAGCGAGCAGCCGTAGTGCACAGCGGCGGAATGGACGAAGTTTCACTGCATGCGCCGACCATTGTGGCAGAGCTGCACGATGGCGAAATCAAGAGTTATCAACTGACGGCGGAAGACTTTGGCCTGACGCCATACCACCAGGAACAGTTGGCTGGCGGTACACCGGAAGAAAACCGTGACATTCTTAGTCGCTTGTTACAAGGTAAAGGTGAAGCCGCTCATGAAGCTGCTGTTGCCGCGAATGTCGCCATGTTAATGCGCCTGCACGGTGAAGAAGATTTAAAAGCCAATGCACAAACCGTGATTAATGTACTGCGCAGCGGCGCGGCCTATGACCGTGTCACTGCACTGGCAGCAAGAGGGTAA
- the trpCF gene encoding bifunctional indole-3-glycerol-phosphate synthase TrpC/phosphoribosylanthranilate isomerase TrpF produces MQTVLAKIVADKAIWVEARKQQQPLASFQNDVQPSSRDFYDALQGARTAFILECKKASPSKGVIRDDFDPAHIAGVYKHYASAISVLTDEKYFQGSFDFLPIVSRIAPQPILCKDFIIDPYQIYLARFYQADACLLMLSVLDDEQYRQLAAVAHSLKMGVLTEVSNDEELERAIALGAKVVGINNRDLRDLSIDLNRTRQLAPRLGHGVTVISESGINTYGQVRELSHFANGFLIGSALMSHDDLHAAVRRVLLGENKVCGLTRAQDANAAYEAGAIYGGLIFVPTSPRAIGIEQAREVMTGAPLQYVGVFRNTDITDVGETATVLGLTAVQLHGSEDQAYVNALRDALPAQVQIWKALSVSETLPARDYQHVDKYVFDNGQGGSGQRFDWSLLGGQSLDNVLLAGGLGADNCVDAAKAGCAGLDFNSGVESQPGIKDACLLASVFQTLRAY; encoded by the coding sequence ATGCAAACCGTTTTAGCGAAAATTGTCGCGGACAAGGCGATTTGGGTAGAAGCCCGCAAACAGCAACAACCGCTGGCCAGCTTTCAGAATGATGTTCAACCCAGCTCTCGTGACTTCTACGATGCGCTGCAGGGGGCACGTACTGCCTTTATTCTGGAGTGCAAAAAAGCGTCTCCGTCAAAAGGCGTGATCCGTGATGACTTCGACCCGGCACACATTGCGGGCGTCTATAAACATTATGCTTCCGCGATTTCCGTACTGACCGATGAGAAGTATTTCCAGGGGAGCTTTGATTTCCTGCCCATCGTCAGCCGCATCGCACCGCAGCCGATTCTGTGTAAGGACTTTATTATCGACCCTTACCAGATTTATCTCGCGCGTTTTTACCAGGCGGACGCCTGTCTGTTGATGCTGTCGGTGCTTGATGATGAGCAATACCGTCAACTCGCCGCCGTTGCCCACAGCCTGAAAATGGGTGTACTGACCGAAGTCAGTAACGACGAAGAACTGGAGCGTGCTATCGCCCTGGGCGCCAAAGTCGTCGGTATCAACAACCGTGATTTACGCGACCTGTCGATTGATCTAAATCGTACCCGCCAGTTGGCACCGCGACTGGGCCACGGCGTAACCGTTATCAGCGAGTCCGGCATCAATACCTATGGTCAGGTGCGCGAACTCAGCCATTTCGCCAACGGTTTCCTGATTGGCTCCGCGCTGATGTCGCATGATGATCTGCACGCCGCCGTGCGTCGCGTACTACTTGGTGAGAATAAAGTCTGCGGTTTAACCCGGGCTCAGGATGCAAACGCGGCATACGAAGCGGGCGCCATTTACGGTGGTTTGATTTTTGTGCCTACATCCCCGCGCGCGATAGGTATTGAACAGGCGCGGGAAGTCATGACCGGTGCACCGCTGCAGTATGTTGGGGTGTTTCGCAACACAGATATCACCGACGTGGGTGAAACAGCGACTGTTCTGGGGTTAACTGCCGTGCAACTGCATGGCAGTGAAGACCAGGCCTATGTTAACGCCCTGCGCGACGCGCTACCCGCACAGGTACAAATCTGGAAGGCGCTAAGCGTCAGCGAGACGCTGCCAGCCCGTGATTATCAGCACGTCGATAAATACGTATTCGACAATGGTCAGGGCGGCAGCGGTCAACGCTTTGACTGGTCACTTTTAGGCGGACAATCGCTGGATAACGTTTTACTGGCTGGCGGACTCGGCGCAGATAACTGCGTGGACGCGGCAAAAGCCGGCTGTGCCGGTCTCGATTTCAATTCTGGCGTAGAGTCACAGCCGGGCATCAAGGATGCATGTCTTTTGGCTTCGGTTTTTCAGACGCTGCGCGCATATTAA
- the trpB gene encoding tryptophan synthase subunit beta encodes MTTLLNPYFGEFGGMYVPQILMPALRQLEEAFVSAQKDPEFQAQFTDLLKNYAGRPTALTKCQNITQGTNTTLYLKREDLLHGGAHKTNQVLGQALLAKRMGKTEIIAETGAGQHGVASALASALLGLKCRIYMGAKDVERQSPNVFRMRLMGAEVIPVHSGSATLKDACNEALRDWSGSYDTAHYMLGTAAGPHPFPTIVREFQRMIGEETKAQILEKEGRLPDAVIACVGGGSNAIGMFADFINEASVGLIGVEPGGHGIESGEHGAPLKHGRVGIYFGMKSPMMQTEEGQIEESYSISAGLDFPSVGPQHAYLNSIGRADYVSITDDEALEAFKTLCLHEGIIPALESSHALAHALKMMRENPEKEQLLVVNLSGRGDKDIFTVHDILKARGEI; translated from the coding sequence ATGACAACATTACTCAATCCGTATTTTGGTGAATTTGGCGGTATGTATGTGCCACAGATTCTGATGCCTGCCCTGCGCCAGCTGGAAGAAGCTTTTGTCAGCGCGCAAAAGGACCCTGAATTTCAGGCGCAGTTTACAGACCTGCTGAAAAACTATGCTGGTCGCCCAACCGCATTGACCAAGTGCCAGAACATTACTCAAGGCACCAACACGACGCTGTACCTCAAGCGTGAAGATTTACTGCACGGCGGCGCGCACAAAACCAACCAGGTGCTGGGCCAGGCATTGCTGGCAAAGCGTATGGGAAAAACAGAGATCATCGCCGAAACCGGCGCGGGTCAGCACGGTGTGGCATCTGCTCTCGCCAGCGCACTGCTGGGACTGAAATGCCGTATTTATATGGGTGCGAAAGACGTTGAACGCCAGTCGCCTAACGTTTTCCGTATGCGTCTGATGGGTGCTGAAGTTATCCCAGTTCACAGCGGTTCCGCCACGCTGAAAGATGCCTGTAACGAAGCGCTGCGCGACTGGTCTGGCAGCTACGATACCGCGCACTATATGCTCGGTACGGCGGCAGGTCCGCACCCCTTCCCGACCATTGTTCGTGAATTCCAGCGCATGATCGGTGAAGAAACCAAAGCGCAGATCCTCGAAAAAGAGGGTCGCCTGCCGGACGCCGTTATCGCCTGCGTGGGCGGAGGTTCTAACGCCATCGGTATGTTCGCCGACTTTATTAATGAAGCCAGCGTCGGACTGATTGGCGTAGAGCCAGGCGGTCACGGGATTGAGTCGGGAGAACACGGTGCGCCGTTGAAGCATGGGCGTGTCGGGATTTACTTCGGCATGAAGTCCCCGATGATGCAGACCGAAGAAGGACAGATTGAAGAGTCTTACTCAATTTCCGCAGGACTGGACTTCCCGTCAGTTGGGCCACAGCATGCATATCTGAACAGCATTGGTCGCGCCGATTATGTTTCGATCACCGACGATGAAGCGCTGGAAGCCTTTAAAACGCTGTGTCTGCACGAGGGGATTATTCCGGCACTGGAATCCTCCCATGCCCTGGCGCACGCGTTAAAAATGATGCGTGAAAACCCGGAAAAAGAGCAGTTACTGGTGGTTAATCTCTCCGGTCGCGGCGACAAAGACATTTTCACCGTACACGATATTCTGAAAGCGCGAGGGGAAATCTGA
- the trpA gene encoding tryptophan synthase subunit alpha translates to MERYENLFAQLKDRKEGAFVPFVTLGDPSVEQSLKIIDTLIEAGADALELGIPFSDPLADGPTIQEATLRAFAAGVTPSQCFEMLALIRQKHPTIPIGLLMYANLVFSKGIDEFYAQCEKVGVDSVLVADVPVEESAPFRAAALRHNIAPIFICPPNADEELLRQIASYGRGYTYLLSRAGVTGAENRAALPLHHLVEKLKEYDAPPSLQGFGISAPEQVAGAIEAGAAGAISGSAIVKIIEKNVAAPEQMLAELKAFVSAMKAATQQ, encoded by the coding sequence ATGGAACGTTACGAAAACCTGTTTGCACAACTGAAGGACCGCAAAGAAGGTGCTTTTGTCCCCTTCGTAACCCTGGGCGATCCGTCTGTAGAGCAGTCACTGAAAATCATTGATACGCTGATTGAAGCCGGTGCCGATGCCCTTGAGCTCGGTATTCCGTTCTCCGATCCGCTGGCTGACGGCCCAACTATTCAGGAAGCCACCCTGCGTGCATTTGCCGCCGGCGTCACGCCGTCGCAATGCTTTGAAATGCTGGCGCTGATTCGCCAGAAGCACCCGACGATTCCCATTGGGTTGCTGATGTATGCCAATCTGGTGTTCAGCAAGGGCATCGACGAGTTTTACGCCCAGTGCGAAAAAGTAGGTGTGGATTCGGTGCTTGTAGCCGATGTTCCCGTTGAGGAATCGGCGCCATTCAGAGCTGCGGCACTGCGCCACAACATCGCACCGATTTTTATCTGTCCGCCGAACGCCGATGAAGAACTGTTGCGCCAGATTGCCTCTTATGGCCGCGGCTATACTTATCTGCTTTCACGTGCAGGCGTGACCGGTGCAGAAAATCGTGCGGCGTTACCGCTACATCACCTGGTCGAAAAGTTGAAAGAATATGATGCGCCGCCTTCTTTACAGGGCTTCGGTATCTCTGCGCCTGAACAGGTCGCCGGTGCTATTGAAGCCGGCGCTGCCGGCGCAATTTCCGGCTCGGCGATTGTGAAAATCATTGAGAAAAATGTTGCGGCACCGGAACAGATGCTGGCAGAGCTAAAAGCTTTTGTCAGCGCGATGAAAGCCGCTACCCAGCAGTAA
- a CDS encoding GGDEF domain-containing protein has translation MKIVQDKLRNRQALLVSGLITLIFTSLFLFIIYEQRTAAASEGVNRLQARMMDIFNDNELIADAIGERYHHIKNGEQCGDLSRFVPRYENEWGINADPKRLHSATGTMVAQQTSHNALCMFTAAEFIRGMVNELNPGSFDAHRYIIAKNSDYFYWFMASDSRNFSFSNSEMARDITQFFYPPVDFYTRLLQKNVKNKALSSTNFYTDKITGEKAYSVVSYIYDLSGKEISDQIVAYLVYDHSKPELQEALAQAFDNQIPPELNVELVNLTNHESLCLSGKCTGQSRFMVRNFSEKYALHYSLSLGRFMARDPHAGIVMLLAPFFFIIISFSLKSWLNESDLKVYIDTLTGCFNRRILDIIKRRDLSHCSVVLLDCNKFKAVNDTWGHAAGDRALQIIANRMLSNTRTSHDIVIRTGGDEFMILLFRSQATDAIAIAQRISGQVTSHVFVVDGHTVPLSVSWGIAEVNGELDVAIQNADSAMYRMKHTKEG, from the coding sequence GTGAAGATTGTGCAGGACAAGCTCAGGAACAGGCAGGCACTGCTGGTATCAGGGCTTATTACGTTGATATTTACCTCGTTGTTTCTGTTTATTATTTATGAACAGCGGACGGCTGCAGCCAGTGAAGGTGTTAACCGCCTGCAAGCGCGCATGATGGACATTTTTAACGATAACGAGTTGATCGCTGATGCCATTGGTGAGCGCTATCACCACATCAAAAATGGCGAGCAATGTGGCGATTTATCCCGATTTGTTCCTCGCTATGAGAATGAATGGGGAATTAACGCCGACCCAAAGCGGCTGCATTCGGCGACGGGGACAATGGTTGCTCAGCAAACCAGCCACAACGCGCTGTGTATGTTTACGGCAGCGGAGTTTATTCGCGGTATGGTCAATGAGCTAAACCCAGGCAGCTTTGATGCACATCGTTATATCATCGCCAAAAACTCAGATTATTTTTACTGGTTTATGGCTTCCGATTCGCGCAATTTCAGTTTCTCTAACTCTGAAATGGCGCGGGATATCACTCAATTTTTCTATCCGCCGGTCGATTTCTATACCCGACTGTTGCAGAAAAACGTCAAAAATAAAGCCCTTAGTTCAACGAATTTTTATACCGATAAAATTACCGGCGAAAAAGCTTACAGCGTGGTGAGCTATATTTACGATCTGTCTGGTAAAGAGATATCAGACCAAATTGTGGCTTATCTGGTCTATGACCATTCAAAGCCCGAATTGCAGGAAGCATTGGCTCAGGCATTTGACAACCAAATTCCCCCCGAGCTGAATGTGGAGTTGGTGAATTTAACCAACCATGAGAGTCTCTGTTTATCTGGGAAATGTACCGGTCAATCCCGCTTTATGGTGCGCAATTTTTCGGAGAAATATGCGCTGCACTATTCGCTATCATTAGGCCGTTTTATGGCGCGTGACCCACATGCCGGGATCGTTATGCTGTTGGCGCCGTTCTTTTTCATCATCATTAGTTTCTCGTTAAAGTCATGGCTAAACGAAAGCGACCTTAAGGTTTATATCGACACGTTGACCGGCTGTTTTAACCGCCGAATACTCGACATCATCAAACGTCGTGATTTATCGCACTGCTCGGTGGTGTTACTGGATTGCAATAAATTCAAGGCTGTCAATGATACCTGGGGCCATGCGGCAGGTGACCGGGCGCTGCAAATTATTGCCAATAGGATGCTGTCTAACACCCGCACCAGCCACGATATTGTGATTCGTACTGGCGGAGATGAATTTATGATCCTGCTGTTTCGATCGCAGGCAACTGACGCCATAGCGATCGCGCAACGTATTAGCGGTCAAGTGACCAGTCATGTGTTTGTGGTGGACGGTCATACCGTGCCATTGTCAGTTTCTTGGGGGATTGCAGAGGTGAACGGTGAACTGGATGTAGCCATTCAGAATGCGGATAGCGCCATGTATAGAATGAAGCACACGAAAGAAGGGTGA